The following are encoded together in the Oncorhynchus gorbuscha isolate QuinsamMale2020 ecotype Even-year linkage group LG03, OgorEven_v1.0, whole genome shotgun sequence genome:
- the LOC124029618 gene encoding sodium- and chloride-dependent GABA transporter 2-like isoform X3 gives MEKHNDPDIIRFNKMAHQEMGLVQPVPVAKTQTRGQWSSKPEFLLAVAGQIIGLGNVWRFPYLCYKNGGGVFFIPYVLFLFTCGIPLFLLETSLGQYTTQGSITCWRKICPLFEGLGYGGQVVVLYSSIYYIIILAWAFFYLFSSFSSELPWASCRNSWNTATCVEFDRRVVGYPNWTITGNATSPVREFWERRVLNLTDSVYKLGNIRWDLSLCLLLSWIICYFCVWKGVKSTGKVVYFTATFPYVMLLVLLVRGLTLPGAIDGIKFYLYPDPARLADPQVWMDAGTQIFYSYAICIGCLTALGSYNKYDNNCYKDCMYLCLLNSGTSFVAGFSIFSVLGFMAYEQGTDIATVAESGPGLAFIAYPRAVAMMPVPQLWAIFFFIMIILLGLDSQFVGLEALMTAISDMYPSFFLVGHRRKILLLIISVGSFFIGLVMVTEGGLYIFQLFDYYACSGMTLLLFAVLQSVCVSWVYGADRLYDNIEDMIGYRPLPLIKYCLKYITPVICTESSPATGLPR, from the exons atGGAGAAGCATAATGATCCCGATATTATAAGGTTCAATAAGATGGCCCACCAGGAGATGGGTCTGGTCCAGCCTGTCCCTGTGGCCAAAACCCAGACCAGGGGACAGTGGTCCAGCAAGCCGGAGTTCCTCCTGGCTGTGGCCGGACAGATCATCGGCCTGGGGAATGTATGGAGGTTCCCATACCTGTGCTACAAAAATGGGGGAG GGGTGTTCTTCATCCCTTATGTGCTTTTCCTGTTCACCTGTGGCATTCCCCTCTTTCTTCTGGAGACCTCCCTGGGCCAGTACACCACGCAGGGCAGCATCACCTGCTGGAGGAAGATCTGCCCCCTGTTTGAAG gaCTGGGTTATGGTGGTCAGGTGGTAGTTCTGTATTCCAGCATCTATTACATCATCATCCTGGCCTGGGCTTTCTTCTACCTCTTCTCCTCGTTCAGCTCTGAGCTCCCCTGGGCCAGTTGTCGAAACAGCTGGAACACAG CAACCTGCGTGGAGTTTGACAGAAGAGTAGTAGGATATCCAAACTGGACAATAACAGGAAACGCAACATCGCCAGTGAGAGAGTTCTGGGA GAGAAGAGTTTTGAATCTCACAGACAGTGTCTACAAGCTTGGAAATATCCGCTGGGACCTATCTTTGTGTCTTCTATTGTCCTGGATTATCTGTTACTTCTGTGTCTGGAAAGGAGTGAAGTCTACTGGGAAG GTGGTCTATTTCACTGCCACCTTCCCCTATGTGATGCTGTTGGTGTTGCTAGTTCGTGGACTCACACTGCCAGGGGCCATAGATGGTATCAAGTTCTACCTCTACCCAGATCCAGCCCGCCTCGCTGACCCACAG GTGTGGATGGATGCTGGAACACAAATCTTCTACTCCTATGCGATCTGCATCGGCTGCCTGACCGCCCTTGGCAGCTATAACAAGTATGACAACAACTGTTACAA GGACTGTATGTACCTGTGCCTTTTGAACAGCGGAACCAGCTTCGTGGCTGGTTTTTCTATCTTCTCTGTACTGGGCTTCATGGCTTATGAACAGGGGACAGACATCGCAACCGTGGCCGAATCAG GTCCTGGCCTGGCGTTCATCGCCTACCCTCGTGCTGTGGCCATGATGCCAGTACCCCAACTCTGGGCCATTTTTTTCTTCATCATGATCATCCTACTGgggttagatagtcag TTCGTAGGTCTGGAGGCTCTGATGACAGCTATCTCAGACATGTATCCCTCCTTCTTCCTGGTTGGTCATCGGCGTAAAATACTACTCCTCATCATCAGTGTGGGTAGCTTCTTCATCGGCCTGGTCATGGTcacagag GGAGGCCTGTATATCTTCCAGCTGTTTGATTACTATGCCTGCAGTGGGATGACTCTCCTTCTCTTCGCTGTACTACAGTCAGTGTGTGTCAGCTGGGTTTATG GTGCAGATCGTCTGTACGATAATATAGAGGACATGATCGGTTATCGACCATTACCCCTCATTAAGTACTGTTTGAAATATATCACTCCAGTCATCTGCACT gaaagttctcctgcaacag GTTTACCCCGCTAA
- the LOC124029618 gene encoding sodium- and chloride-dependent GABA transporter 2-like isoform X1: MEKHNDPDIIRFNKMAHQEMGLVQPVPVAKTQTRGQWSSKPEFLLAVAGQIIGLGNVWRFPYLCYKNGGGVFFIPYVLFLFTCGIPLFLLETSLGQYTTQGSITCWRKICPLFEGLGYGGQVVVLYSSIYYIIILAWAFFYLFSSFSSELPWASCRNSWNTATCVEFDRRVVGYPNWTITGNATSPVREFWERRVLNLTDSVYKLGNIRWDLSLCLLLSWIICYFCVWKGVKSTGKVVYFTATFPYVMLLVLLVRGLTLPGAIDGIKFYLYPDPARLADPQVWMDAGTQIFYSYAICIGCLTALGSYNKYDNNCYKDCMYLCLLNSGTSFVAGFSIFSVLGFMAYEQGTDIATVAESGPGLAFIAYPRAVAMMPVPQLWAIFFFIMIILLGLDSQFVGLEALMTAISDMYPSFFLVGHRRKILLLIISVGSFFIGLVMVTEGGLYIFQLFDYYACSGMTLLLFAVLQSVCVSWVYGADRLYDNIEDMIGYRPLPLIKYCLKYITPVICTATFVFSLIRFTPLKFNNTFEYTWWGYAIGWWFTLSSTLIVPLWMVYIVSVTPGTLRQRLSILTTPSEDLPITKAQKKALLAKQSELDRPLGDMKIPAWGHNLIDRDTLSLAHHPYRPGDRQVQPVTHSPKGCDTVTV, from the exons atGGAGAAGCATAATGATCCCGATATTATAAGGTTCAATAAGATGGCCCACCAGGAGATGGGTCTGGTCCAGCCTGTCCCTGTGGCCAAAACCCAGACCAGGGGACAGTGGTCCAGCAAGCCGGAGTTCCTCCTGGCTGTGGCCGGACAGATCATCGGCCTGGGGAATGTATGGAGGTTCCCATACCTGTGCTACAAAAATGGGGGAG GGGTGTTCTTCATCCCTTATGTGCTTTTCCTGTTCACCTGTGGCATTCCCCTCTTTCTTCTGGAGACCTCCCTGGGCCAGTACACCACGCAGGGCAGCATCACCTGCTGGAGGAAGATCTGCCCCCTGTTTGAAG gaCTGGGTTATGGTGGTCAGGTGGTAGTTCTGTATTCCAGCATCTATTACATCATCATCCTGGCCTGGGCTTTCTTCTACCTCTTCTCCTCGTTCAGCTCTGAGCTCCCCTGGGCCAGTTGTCGAAACAGCTGGAACACAG CAACCTGCGTGGAGTTTGACAGAAGAGTAGTAGGATATCCAAACTGGACAATAACAGGAAACGCAACATCGCCAGTGAGAGAGTTCTGGGA GAGAAGAGTTTTGAATCTCACAGACAGTGTCTACAAGCTTGGAAATATCCGCTGGGACCTATCTTTGTGTCTTCTATTGTCCTGGATTATCTGTTACTTCTGTGTCTGGAAAGGAGTGAAGTCTACTGGGAAG GTGGTCTATTTCACTGCCACCTTCCCCTATGTGATGCTGTTGGTGTTGCTAGTTCGTGGACTCACACTGCCAGGGGCCATAGATGGTATCAAGTTCTACCTCTACCCAGATCCAGCCCGCCTCGCTGACCCACAG GTGTGGATGGATGCTGGAACACAAATCTTCTACTCCTATGCGATCTGCATCGGCTGCCTGACCGCCCTTGGCAGCTATAACAAGTATGACAACAACTGTTACAA GGACTGTATGTACCTGTGCCTTTTGAACAGCGGAACCAGCTTCGTGGCTGGTTTTTCTATCTTCTCTGTACTGGGCTTCATGGCTTATGAACAGGGGACAGACATCGCAACCGTGGCCGAATCAG GTCCTGGCCTGGCGTTCATCGCCTACCCTCGTGCTGTGGCCATGATGCCAGTACCCCAACTCTGGGCCATTTTTTTCTTCATCATGATCATCCTACTGgggttagatagtcag TTCGTAGGTCTGGAGGCTCTGATGACAGCTATCTCAGACATGTATCCCTCCTTCTTCCTGGTTGGTCATCGGCGTAAAATACTACTCCTCATCATCAGTGTGGGTAGCTTCTTCATCGGCCTGGTCATGGTcacagag GGAGGCCTGTATATCTTCCAGCTGTTTGATTACTATGCCTGCAGTGGGATGACTCTCCTTCTCTTCGCTGTACTACAGTCAGTGTGTGTCAGCTGGGTTTATG GTGCAGATCGTCTGTACGATAATATAGAGGACATGATCGGTTATCGACCATTACCCCTCATTAAGTACTGTTTGAAATATATCACTCCAGTCATCTGCACT GCTACGTTTGTCTTCTCCTTGATTAGGTTTACCCCGCTAAAGTTCAACAACACCTTTGAGTATACTTGGTGGGGTTACGCCATTGGCTGGTggttcaccctctcctccacactcatagttcctctgtggatggTGTACATTGTGAGTGTCACTCCTGGTACACTGCGACAG agACTGTCTATCCTCACCACGCCCTCAGAGGATCTCCCTATTACCAAGGCCCAGAAAAAGGCCCTCCTGGCCAAGCAGTCCGAGCTGGACAGACCACTGGGGGACATGAAGATACCAGCCTGGGGCCACAATCTCATAGACAGAGATACTCTCTCGCTCGCCCACCATCCCTACAGGCCTGGAGACAGGCAGGTTCAGCCAGTCACTCACTCTCCTAAAGGTTGTGACACTGTGACTGTGTGA
- the LOC124029618 gene encoding sodium- and chloride-dependent GABA transporter 2-like isoform X2 has product MEKHNDPDIIRFNKMAHQEMGLVQPVPVAKTQTRGQWSSKPEFLLAVAGQIIGLGNVWRFPYLCYKNGGGVFFIPYVLFLFTCGIPLFLLETSLGQYTTQGSITCWRKICPLFEGLGYGGQVVVLYSSIYYIIILAWAFFYLFSSFSSELPWASCRNSWNTATCVEFDRRVVGYPNWTITGNATSPVREFWERRVLNLTDSVYKLGNIRWDLSLCLLLSWIICYFCVWKGVKSTGKVVYFTATFPYVMLLVLLVRGLTLPGAIDGIKFYLYPDPARLADPQVWMDAGTQIFYSYAICIGCLTALGSYNKYDNNCYKDCMYLCLLNSGTSFVAGFSIFSVLGFMAYEQGTDIATVAESGPGLAFIAYPRAVAMMPVPQLWAIFFFIMIILLGLDSQFVGLEALMTAISDMYPSFFLVGHRRKILLLIISVGSFFIGLVMVTEGGLYIFQLFDYYACSGMTLLLFAVLQSVCVSWVYGADRLYDNIEDMIGYRPLPLIKYCLKYITPVICTESSPATGYVCLLLD; this is encoded by the exons atGGAGAAGCATAATGATCCCGATATTATAAGGTTCAATAAGATGGCCCACCAGGAGATGGGTCTGGTCCAGCCTGTCCCTGTGGCCAAAACCCAGACCAGGGGACAGTGGTCCAGCAAGCCGGAGTTCCTCCTGGCTGTGGCCGGACAGATCATCGGCCTGGGGAATGTATGGAGGTTCCCATACCTGTGCTACAAAAATGGGGGAG GGGTGTTCTTCATCCCTTATGTGCTTTTCCTGTTCACCTGTGGCATTCCCCTCTTTCTTCTGGAGACCTCCCTGGGCCAGTACACCACGCAGGGCAGCATCACCTGCTGGAGGAAGATCTGCCCCCTGTTTGAAG gaCTGGGTTATGGTGGTCAGGTGGTAGTTCTGTATTCCAGCATCTATTACATCATCATCCTGGCCTGGGCTTTCTTCTACCTCTTCTCCTCGTTCAGCTCTGAGCTCCCCTGGGCCAGTTGTCGAAACAGCTGGAACACAG CAACCTGCGTGGAGTTTGACAGAAGAGTAGTAGGATATCCAAACTGGACAATAACAGGAAACGCAACATCGCCAGTGAGAGAGTTCTGGGA GAGAAGAGTTTTGAATCTCACAGACAGTGTCTACAAGCTTGGAAATATCCGCTGGGACCTATCTTTGTGTCTTCTATTGTCCTGGATTATCTGTTACTTCTGTGTCTGGAAAGGAGTGAAGTCTACTGGGAAG GTGGTCTATTTCACTGCCACCTTCCCCTATGTGATGCTGTTGGTGTTGCTAGTTCGTGGACTCACACTGCCAGGGGCCATAGATGGTATCAAGTTCTACCTCTACCCAGATCCAGCCCGCCTCGCTGACCCACAG GTGTGGATGGATGCTGGAACACAAATCTTCTACTCCTATGCGATCTGCATCGGCTGCCTGACCGCCCTTGGCAGCTATAACAAGTATGACAACAACTGTTACAA GGACTGTATGTACCTGTGCCTTTTGAACAGCGGAACCAGCTTCGTGGCTGGTTTTTCTATCTTCTCTGTACTGGGCTTCATGGCTTATGAACAGGGGACAGACATCGCAACCGTGGCCGAATCAG GTCCTGGCCTGGCGTTCATCGCCTACCCTCGTGCTGTGGCCATGATGCCAGTACCCCAACTCTGGGCCATTTTTTTCTTCATCATGATCATCCTACTGgggttagatagtcag TTCGTAGGTCTGGAGGCTCTGATGACAGCTATCTCAGACATGTATCCCTCCTTCTTCCTGGTTGGTCATCGGCGTAAAATACTACTCCTCATCATCAGTGTGGGTAGCTTCTTCATCGGCCTGGTCATGGTcacagag GGAGGCCTGTATATCTTCCAGCTGTTTGATTACTATGCCTGCAGTGGGATGACTCTCCTTCTCTTCGCTGTACTACAGTCAGTGTGTGTCAGCTGGGTTTATG GTGCAGATCGTCTGTACGATAATATAGAGGACATGATCGGTTATCGACCATTACCCCTCATTAAGTACTGTTTGAAATATATCACTCCAGTCATCTGCACT gaaagttctcctgcaacag GCTACGTTTGTCTTCTCCTTGATTAG